A single region of the Arthrobacter sp. zg-Y820 genome encodes:
- a CDS encoding acyl-CoA thioesterase, which translates to MHLLLRTLLVLFRSRRRSALGFFDTSSLPMRVLPTDIDIAMHLNNGMYLSLMDLGRFDLMVRSGFWAAMRRKGWSPVVGNETISFRKSLELGQRYTIETKVIGFDDRATYLEQRMVADGEIYARAYIAARFVSKQGPVSNEDIFKAAGVLPPADLEVPEWIRQWREDGALPSTRRPAPHTWN; encoded by the coding sequence ATGCATCTACTCCTTCGCACGCTTCTGGTCCTCTTCCGCTCCCGCCGGCGCTCTGCATTGGGCTTTTTTGATACGTCATCGCTGCCGATGCGGGTGCTGCCCACTGACATCGACATCGCGATGCACCTGAACAACGGCATGTACCTGTCGCTGATGGACCTGGGCCGCTTCGACCTCATGGTTCGAAGCGGCTTCTGGGCCGCAATGCGCCGCAAGGGATGGAGCCCGGTGGTGGGAAACGAGACCATCAGCTTCCGCAAATCCCTGGAACTGGGCCAGCGCTACACGATCGAAACCAAGGTCATCGGATTCGACGACCGCGCCACTTACCTGGAGCAGCGGATGGTGGCCGACGGCGAAATCTACGCGCGTGCCTACATCGCCGCGCGCTTCGTGTCCAAGCAGGGGCCGGTCAGCAACGAGGACATCTTCAAGGCCGCCGGCGTGCTGCCGCCGGCCGATCTGGAAGTGCCGGAGTGGATCCGGCAGTGGCGGGAAGACGGTGCGCTCCCGAGCACCCGCCGGCCGGCGCCCCACACCTGGAACTGA